In the genome of Desulfuromonadales bacterium, one region contains:
- a CDS encoding alpha-ketoacid dehydrogenase subunit beta, which translates to MPEITCREALNQAIREEMERDPAVFILGEDVGLYEGSFKVTRGLLAKFGDKRVVDTPIAEAGIVGLACGAAMAGLRPIAELMTVNFAIVAMDQIMNSAAVARYMFGGQCSVPLVIRAPGGAGHQLGAQHSHTLDALFMHCPGLRVVIPSIPADAKGLLKSAIRSDDPVMFLEHEGLYATKGEVPDGEYTIPLGVADVKRQGKDVTLLAVSRMVYVCLEAAELLARDGIEAEVVDLRALNPIDMPTVLASVRKTHRAVTVEESWLTGGWGGELVARIVAAAFDDLDAPVLRVGGADVPMPYNKALEKAAIPDVAQVVARVREIL; encoded by the coding sequence ATGCCCGAAATCACCTGCCGCGAGGCTTTGAACCAGGCGATACGCGAGGAGATGGAGCGGGACCCGGCGGTCTTCATCCTCGGTGAGGATGTGGGTCTCTATGAGGGCTCGTTCAAGGTCACCCGCGGCCTGTTGGCCAAATTCGGCGACAAGCGGGTGGTCGACACCCCCATCGCCGAAGCGGGGATCGTCGGCCTGGCCTGCGGTGCGGCGATGGCGGGCCTGCGGCCGATTGCCGAGCTGATGACGGTCAATTTCGCCATCGTCGCCATGGACCAGATCATGAACAGCGCAGCGGTGGCCCGCTACATGTTCGGCGGCCAGTGCAGCGTCCCCCTGGTCATCCGCGCCCCGGGCGGCGCCGGCCACCAACTCGGCGCCCAGCATTCGCATACCCTCGATGCTCTCTTCATGCACTGCCCGGGGCTGCGGGTCGTCATCCCCTCCATCCCCGCCGACGCCAAGGGGCTGCTGAAGAGTGCCATCCGCAGTGACGACCCGGTGATGTTCCTCGAACACGAGGGTCTCTACGCCACCAAGGGAGAGGTACCCGACGGCGAGTACACCATCCCCCTTGGGGTGGCGGACGTCAAGCGTCAGGGGAAGGATGTGACCCTGCTCGCCGTCTCCCGCATGGTCTACGTCTGTCTCGAAGCGGCCGAGCTACTGGCCAGGGACGGCATCGAGGCGGAGGTGGTCGACCTGCGCGCGCTCAACCCCATTGACATGCCGACAGTGCTCGCGTCGGTGCGAAAAACGCACCGGGCGGTGACCGTCGAGGAGTCGTGGCTGACCGGCGGCTGGGGCGGGGAGCTCGTCGCCCGCATCGTGGCGGCCGCCTTCGACGACCTTGACGCGCCGGTGCTGCGGGTCGGCGGGGCGGACGTGCCGATGCCGTACAACAAGGCGCTGGAGAAGGCGGCGATTCCCGACGTGGCGCAGGTGGTGGCGCGGGTTCGGGAGATTTTGTAG